One genomic window of Thioclava sp. GXIMD4216 includes the following:
- a CDS encoding peptidoglycan DD-metalloendopeptidase family protein produces the protein MLGGSAVALAACMPSGNFDPDLRKYSQIGFDTSDAAQRATAPRPQSDTRGIISYPNYQVAVASRGDTVASVAARVGVNANDLARYNAIGTDTVLNQGAVLVLPSRVQEPAGSGSYTGAGATASGGADTIDITSLASNAIDRSQSGQTASAPPKASAPVAGKPAGPEPVRHRVARGETAYSIARYYNVSVRSLADWNGLPSDMSVHEGQYLLIPTALPSQSGQATTSKPGQGSATPTPPSAAEPLPQQKTTPGSAPVDTSAVPNLSKQVSASSSSRLLMPVNGSIIRPYVKKKNDGVDISAAPGTPVKAAADGTVAAITKDTEQVPILVLRHADGLLTVYANIDNIAVSKDATVKRGQTIAKVRQNDPGFVHFEVRQGYESVDPMPYLQ, from the coding sequence ATGCTGGGCGGTTCCGCAGTTGCGCTGGCCGCCTGTATGCCGTCCGGCAATTTCGATCCGGATCTGCGCAAATACTCCCAGATCGGCTTCGATACCAGCGATGCGGCCCAACGTGCCACCGCGCCGCGTCCGCAATCGGACACGCGCGGCATCATCTCCTATCCCAATTATCAGGTCGCGGTCGCCAGCCGTGGCGATACGGTGGCCAGCGTGGCCGCGCGCGTGGGCGTCAATGCCAATGATCTGGCGCGTTACAATGCCATCGGCACCGATACCGTGCTCAATCAGGGGGCCGTGCTTGTCCTGCCCAGCCGCGTGCAAGAGCCTGCCGGTTCGGGCAGCTATACCGGCGCGGGCGCAACCGCAAGCGGCGGGGCGGACACCATTGACATCACCTCGCTGGCCTCCAATGCCATCGACCGCTCGCAATCGGGCCAGACCGCCAGCGCGCCCCCCAAAGCCAGCGCGCCGGTTGCCGGCAAGCCCGCAGGGCCCGAGCCGGTACGCCATCGCGTGGCCCGTGGCGAGACCGCCTATTCCATCGCACGTTATTACAACGTCTCGGTCCGCTCGCTGGCCGACTGGAACGGGCTGCCGTCGGATATGAGCGTGCATGAGGGCCAGTATCTGCTGATCCCGACCGCTTTGCCCAGCCAATCGGGGCAAGCCACCACCAGCAAGCCCGGTCAGGGCAGCGCGACGCCCACCCCGCCCTCGGCCGCCGAACCGCTGCCGCAGCAAAAAACCACCCCCGGCTCGGCCCCTGTGGATACCTCTGCTGTGCCCAATCTCAGCAAGCAGGTCAGCGCCTCCAGTTCGTCGCGCCTGCTGATGCCGGTCAACGGGTCGATCATCCGTCCCTATGTAAAAAAGAAAAACGACGGGGTGGATATCTCTGCCGCGCCCGGCACGCCCGTCAAGGCAGCAGCCGATGGCACGGTTGCCGCCATCACCAAAGATACCGAGCAGGTGCCGATCCTTGTTCTGCGCCATGCCGATGGCCTGCTGACGGTCTATGCCAATATCGACAATATCGCGGTGTCGAAAGATGCCACCGTCAAGCGCGGCCAGACCATTGCCAAAGTGCGTCAGAACGATCCGGGCTTTGTGCATTTCGAGGTGCGCCAAGGCTACGAGAGCGTCGACCCGATGCCCTATCTGCAATAA
- a CDS encoding protein-L-isoaspartate(D-aspartate) O-methyltransferase, which produces MTPSEEEAERKMRFLFQIRSRGVTDAAVLKVMERIDRGRFVRGIFAERAYEDMPLPISCGQTISQPSIVGLMTQALEIGPRDTVLEVGTGSGYQAAILSGLARRVYTVDRYKQLVRDAEDLFREMDLSNIVAITGDGSFGLPDQAPFDRIIVTAAAEDPPGPLLSQLKPGGIMVLPVGQSDTVQSLIRVRRLETGFDYEELRSVRFVPLVEGLANE; this is translated from the coding sequence ATGACCCCGTCCGAGGAAGAGGCCGAGCGCAAGATGCGCTTTCTGTTCCAGATCCGCTCGCGCGGGGTGACGGATGCGGCCGTGCTGAAGGTGATGGAACGGATCGACCGCGGGCGCTTCGTGCGGGGGATCTTTGCCGAGCGCGCCTATGAGGATATGCCGCTGCCGATCAGTTGCGGCCAGACCATCAGCCAGCCCTCGATCGTGGGGCTGATGACACAGGCGCTAGAGATCGGCCCGCGCGATACGGTGCTGGAGGTCGGCACAGGCTCGGGCTATCAGGCCGCAATCCTGTCGGGGCTGGCACGCCGCGTGTATACCGTCGACCGCTACAAGCAGCTTGTGCGCGATGCCGAAGACCTGTTCCGCGAGATGGATCTGTCAAATATCGTCGCCATTACCGGCGATGGCAGCTTTGGCCTGCCCGATCAGGCCCCCTTTGATCGTATCATCGTGACAGCCGCCGCCGAAGACCCGCCGGGGCCCCTCTTGTCGCAACTCAAGCCGGGCGGTATCATGGTGCTGCCCGTTGGCCAGTCCGACACGGTCCAAAGCCTGATCCGCGTCCGGCGGCTTGAAACCGGCTTCGACTACGAAGAACTGCGTTCCGTGCGGTTCGTGCCCTTGGTCGAGGGGCTTGCAAACGAATAA
- the surE gene encoding 5'/3'-nucleotidase SurE — protein sequence MRILITNDDGINAAGLAVLQEIAESLAGPTGEVWTVAPAFEQSGVGHCISYSRPMLTAELGPRRVAVEGSPADCVLAGLYDVLTDGRPDLILSGVNRGNNSAENALYSGTLGGAMEGALQGIPAIGLSQFMGPRTSCLDDPFDAARQHGPALVRKLWEKGIWDDGPYRVFYSINFPPVAGADVAGTRVAPMGYRTDSFFTTEATHSPSGKKFLWVKGGPQHTATAPGTDAALNLEGYISVTPMRADLTAHDVLDSLKTAIE from the coding sequence ATGCGCATTCTCATTACCAATGATGACGGGATAAATGCGGCAGGTCTTGCTGTCTTGCAGGAAATCGCGGAAAGCCTTGCCGGTCCCACCGGCGAGGTCTGGACCGTCGCTCCTGCCTTCGAACAATCGGGGGTCGGCCATTGCATCAGCTATTCGCGCCCCATGCTCACGGCCGAGCTGGGCCCCCGCCGCGTTGCGGTCGAAGGCAGCCCCGCCGACTGCGTGCTGGCCGGCCTCTATGATGTGCTCACCGATGGCCGTCCCGACCTGATCCTCTCGGGGGTCAATCGTGGCAATAACTCCGCTGAAAACGCGCTTTATTCCGGCACGCTGGGCGGGGCGATGGAGGGCGCGCTGCAAGGCATTCCCGCCATTGGCCTGAGCCAGTTCATGGGGCCGCGCACCAGCTGCCTCGACGACCCCTTTGACGCCGCCCGCCAGCATGGCCCCGCCCTTGTGCGCAAGCTGTGGGAAAAGGGCATCTGGGATGACGGCCCCTATCGTGTGTTCTACAGCATCAACTTCCCGCCGGTCGCGGGGGCCGATGTGGCAGGGACCAGGGTCGCGCCTATGGGCTATCGCACCGACAGTTTCTTCACCACCGAGGCCACGCATTCGCCCTCGGGGAAAAAGTTCCTTTGGGTCAAGGGCGGCCCGCAGCATACCGCCACCGCCCCCGGCACCGATGCCGCGCTCAATCTCGAAGGGTATATCTCGGTCACCCCCATGCGCGCCGATCTGACCGCACATGACGTGCTCGACAGCCTGAAGACGGCCATCGAATGA
- a CDS encoding SDR family oxidoreductase: MTDHSTGKKLALITGASRGLGAGLAEGLAARGYHIMAVARTVGGLEDLDDRIQAQGGQATLAPLDLKDPAQAQHLGQSVADRWGGIDLWCHTAIHGTPLSPAGHIAQKDMEAAIAVNLTTTAMLIPMLEPLLRARNGQAVFFDDCHAGEKFFGTYGATKAAQMALVRSWAAENDSIGPKVTILAPKPMPTGLRARFFPGEDRAPLARPRDEAARLLDLLLPETATA; the protein is encoded by the coding sequence ATGACAGACCACAGCACGGGCAAGAAACTCGCCCTGATCACCGGTGCCTCACGCGGATTGGGGGCAGGCCTTGCCGAAGGTCTTGCCGCACGCGGCTATCACATCATGGCCGTGGCACGCACCGTTGGCGGGCTGGAAGATCTCGACGACCGCATTCAGGCGCAGGGCGGTCAGGCCACGCTTGCCCCCCTCGACCTGAAAGATCCGGCACAGGCCCAACATCTGGGCCAGTCGGTGGCTGACCGCTGGGGCGGGATCGACCTGTGGTGCCATACCGCGATCCACGGCACACCGCTCAGCCCCGCAGGCCATATCGCACAAAAAGACATGGAAGCCGCCATCGCGGTCAATCTGACCACCACGGCAATGCTGATCCCGATGCTGGAGCCGCTGCTGCGCGCCCGCAACGGACAGGCCGTCTTCTTCGACGATTGCCATGCCGGCGAGAAATTCTTCGGCACCTACGGGGCAACCAAAGCCGCTCAAATGGCGCTTGTGCGCTCTTGGGCCGCCGAGAATGACAGCATCGGCCCCAAGGTCACCATTCTGGCGCCGAAGCCGATGCCCACCGGACTGCGCGCCCGCTTCTTCCCCGGCGAGGACCGCGCCCCCCTCGCCCGTCCGCGCGACGAGGCCGCCCGCCTGCTGGATCTGCTGCTGCCCGAAACCGCGACCGCCTGA
- a CDS encoding citrate synthase yields MADRTATLTLDGKSYDLPVLSPAAGPDVIDIRKLYAQADVFTYDPGFTSTASCESAITYIDGNKGELLYRGYPIEQLAQKSHYLETCYLLLYGELPNKAQMEDFEYRVTRHTMLHEQINNFFRGFRRDAHPMATMVGVVGGLSAFYHDSLDITDPWQREVAAIRMIAKLPTIAAMAYKYSIGQPIVYPRNDLDYASNFLHMCFAVPAEPYHVEPALAKAMDRIMMLHADHEQNASTSTVRLAGSSGANPFACIAAGIACLWGPAHGGANQACLEMLREIGTVDRIPEFIARAKDKNDPFKLMGFGHRVYKNFDPRAKVMKESADEVLGLLGVENNPLLQVAKELEKIALEDEYFIEKKLYPNVDFYSGIILEAMGFPTAMFTPIFALSRTIGWISQWKEMIEDPTGKIGRPRQLYTGATARDYTDVATR; encoded by the coding sequence ATGGCTGATAGAACGGCGACGCTCACCCTGGACGGGAAGTCTTACGACCTCCCCGTACTCTCCCCAGCAGCAGGCCCGGATGTTATTGATATCCGCAAGCTCTATGCGCAGGCTGACGTCTTTACCTATGACCCGGGCTTCACCTCGACCGCGTCTTGTGAATCCGCAATCACCTATATCGATGGGAATAAGGGCGAGCTTCTGTATCGCGGCTATCCCATCGAACAGCTTGCACAGAAATCGCATTATCTCGAAACCTGCTACCTGCTTCTCTACGGGGAACTGCCGAACAAGGCACAGATGGAAGATTTCGAATATCGCGTGACCCGTCACACGATGCTGCACGAGCAGATCAACAACTTCTTCCGTGGCTTCCGCCGCGATGCCCACCCGATGGCGACGATGGTCGGCGTTGTGGGCGGCCTGTCGGCTTTCTATCACGACAGCCTCGACATCACCGATCCGTGGCAACGTGAAGTGGCCGCGATCCGCATGATCGCCAAACTGCCGACCATCGCGGCGATGGCCTATAAATATTCGATCGGTCAGCCGATCGTCTATCCGCGCAACGATCTCGATTACGCGTCGAACTTCCTGCATATGTGCTTCGCCGTTCCGGCAGAGCCCTATCACGTGGAACCGGCGCTGGCGAAGGCGATGGACCGCATCATGATGCTCCATGCCGATCACGAGCAGAACGCATCGACCTCGACCGTGCGTCTGGCGGGCTCTTCGGGGGCGAACCCCTTCGCCTGTATCGCAGCCGGCATCGCCTGCCTCTGGGGTCCGGCGCATGGTGGCGCAAACCAGGCTTGCCTGGAAATGCTGCGCGAAATCGGCACCGTGGATCGTATTCCGGAATTCATCGCCCGTGCGAAAGACAAGAACGATCCCTTCAAGCTGATGGGCTTCGGTCACCGCGTCTACAAGAATTTCGACCCGCGGGCGAAGGTCATGAAAGAATCGGCGGACGAGGTTCTGGGCCTTCTGGGCGTGGAAAACAATCCGCTGCTGCAAGTGGCCAAAGAGCTTGAGAAAATCGCGCTGGAAGACGAGTATTTCATCGAGAAAAAACTCTACCCCAACGTCGATTTCTACTCGGGGATCATCCTCGAGGCGATGGGCTTCCCGACCGCGATGTTCACCCCGATCTTCGCGCTGTCGCGGACCATCGGCTGGATTTCGCAATGGAAAGAGATGATCGAGGATCCGACCGGCAAGATCGGCCGTCCGCGCCAGCTCTATACCGGTGCGACCGCGCGCGACTATACCGATGTCGCAACCCGCTAA
- the gltX gene encoding glutamate--tRNA ligase: MSDQIVTRFAPSPTGYLHIGGARTALFNWLYARHMGGKVLLRIEDTDRERSTDAATAAIMKGLDWLGLDFDSDPISQFERAPRHAEVANEMLARGVAYKCFSSQDEIQAFRDAAKAEGKSTLFRSPWRDADPATHPDAPFVIRVKAPLEGKTVIHDAVQGDVTIRNDQLDDMICLRSDGTPTYMLAVVVDDHDMGVTHVIRGDDHLTNTARQMLVYNAMEWAVPTFAHIPLIHGPDGKKLSKRHGAVGLEEYQAMGYPAAGMRNYLTRLGWSHGDDEFFTDAQAREWFDLGGIGKSPARLDFKKLANICGQHIAVMDDADIVAQIDGYLEAAKQPLLSDAQKNDLTRAMYCLKDRAKTFPELIEKASFILNQRPLELDEKSQKALDPVYRGILKELTPQLQNASWTREELEAIVQSVAEAHEMGLGKLASPLRAALAGRSVSPSVFDMMLTLGRDETVARLEDQVA, encoded by the coding sequence ATGTCCGACCAGATCGTCACCCGTTTTGCCCCCTCGCCGACCGGCTATCTGCATATCGGGGGCGCGCGCACGGCGCTTTTCAACTGGCTTTATGCGCGCCATATGGGCGGCAAGGTGCTTTTGCGGATCGAGGATACCGACAGGGAGCGCTCGACCGATGCGGCGACCGCTGCCATCATGAAGGGGCTGGACTGGCTGGGGCTCGATTTCGACAGCGACCCGATCAGCCAGTTCGAACGCGCCCCCCGTCATGCCGAGGTCGCCAACGAGATGCTGGCCCGCGGTGTCGCCTATAAGTGCTTCTCCAGCCAGGACGAGATCCAGGCCTTCCGCGATGCCGCCAAAGCCGAGGGCAAATCGACCCTGTTCCGCAGCCCGTGGCGCGATGCCGACCCTGCGACCCATCCCGACGCGCCCTTCGTGATCCGCGTGAAAGCGCCACTGGAAGGCAAAACGGTGATCCATGATGCCGTTCAGGGCGATGTGACGATCCGTAACGACCAGCTCGATGACATGATCTGTTTACGTTCGGATGGTACGCCCACCTATATGCTGGCGGTTGTGGTGGATGATCATGATATGGGCGTGACGCATGTCATCCGTGGCGATGACCACCTGACGAATACCGCCCGCCAGATGCTGGTCTATAACGCGATGGAATGGGCGGTTCCGACTTTCGCGCATATTCCGCTGATCCACGGCCCCGATGGCAAGAAACTGTCCAAGCGCCACGGCGCGGTCGGTCTGGAAGAGTATCAGGCGATGGGGTATCCGGCGGCAGGGATGCGCAACTATCTGACGCGGCTTGGCTGGAGCCACGGCGACGATGAGTTTTTCACGGATGCGCAAGCGCGTGAATGGTTCGATCTGGGCGGAATCGGCAAATCGCCGGCCCGCCTCGATTTCAAGAAGCTGGCCAATATCTGCGGCCAGCATATCGCCGTGATGGATGATGCCGATATTGTTGCTCAAATTGACGGCTATTTGGAGGCGGCAAAACAACCTCTGCTCAGCGACGCACAGAAAAACGATCTGACCCGCGCAATGTACTGCCTGAAAGATCGTGCGAAGACATTCCCGGAACTCATTGAAAAAGCGTCTTTTATCCTCAATCAACGGCCATTGGAGCTGGATGAGAAATCGCAAAAGGCGCTTGATCCGGTATACCGTGGTATTCTGAAAGAATTGACGCCGCAGTTGCAAAATGCTAGCTGGACGCGAGAGGAATTGGAGGCCATCGTACAATCTGTTGCAGAGGCGCATGAAATGGGGCTTGGCAAGCTCGCTTCCCCCTTGCGCGCGGCTCTGGCAGGGCGTTCAGTGAGCCCTAGTGTATTCGATATGATGCTGACCCTCGGTCGAGACGAGACCGTGGCGAGGCTTGAGGATCAGGTGGCCTGA
- a CDS encoding ComEC/Rec2 family competence protein, with the protein MSEVLPQDHMAAARVSWLGIWAAGRVVRLMQAYAEILLWAPLALASGIGAWFALLSEPGPSAYILAAGLMVCALAARRRLPMVAWFPAAFLGLMALGFCMAGLRAHLVQAPVLSFRYYGTVEGRVLGLDRSAADQPRLLLDQVRLDRVAPEALPGRVRVSLHAAQGHLDLRPGQRVMLTAHLMPPPPPAAPEAFDFRRIAFFQGLGAVGYSRVPVMLIAPPQAADLLANRLRDRLSQLIRARVPGQAGAIASAILTGDRSALSQETNEVMRNANIYHVVAISGLHVGLVTGLVFGFVRFCLAALGRPALLWPARKIAAVVALLAATFYLWLSGGQVSTQRAWVMAAVMLGAVLCDRRALSLRNVALAAIVILLVTPEALLNPGFQLSFAATTALIVGLGAWTRHTKRLPKLIRAPLGFAASSLIAGLATAPLTAATFHRVADYGLVANLLAVPAMGLIIMPAGLIALALAPFRLAAPAFWVLGLGTGWLLGVADMVAGWPGSVTAVKAPPEQVVALMGGGAMLFVLSRRTGRVLALALLCLAALRWSASPRPALIVAPEAEQVGLMTPQGRALSRDGAGFVAGVWLDADGDVAPVSEAAARPAWAGEGGVRVAHWQGRDLVHLTGKAAPDHLASYCHAGALIVIAAALPQTRQAAPEACTIWDRTRLAQTGAVSWDQAGSLTTVSDKVGRRLWTAPEAFQ; encoded by the coding sequence ATGAGTGAGGTTTTGCCGCAAGATCATATGGCTGCCGCCCGTGTCTCATGGCTTGGCATATGGGCTGCGGGACGGGTTGTGCGCCTGATGCAGGCCTATGCCGAGATCCTCCTTTGGGCACCGTTGGCGCTGGCGTCGGGAATCGGGGCGTGGTTTGCGCTGCTGTCGGAGCCGGGGCCATCTGCCTATATATTGGCGGCGGGGCTTATGGTCTGCGCGCTGGCCGCCAGAAGGCGGTTGCCGATGGTGGCATGGTTTCCGGCGGCCTTTCTGGGGCTGATGGCGCTTGGGTTTTGTATGGCGGGGCTGCGGGCGCATCTGGTGCAAGCGCCGGTGCTGTCCTTCCGGTATTACGGTACGGTGGAGGGGCGGGTGCTCGGGCTGGATCGCAGCGCGGCGGACCAGCCCCGATTGTTGCTCGATCAGGTGCGGCTGGACCGTGTCGCTCCCGAGGCCCTGCCCGGACGGGTGCGGGTGTCGCTACATGCCGCGCAGGGTCATCTGGATCTTCGGCCGGGGCAGCGTGTCATGCTGACGGCCCATCTGATGCCGCCCCCGCCACCCGCTGCGCCGGAGGCGTTCGATTTCCGCCGTATCGCCTTTTTTCAGGGGCTTGGTGCCGTGGGCTACAGCCGCGTTCCGGTGATGCTGATTGCTCCGCCACAGGCGGCGGACCTGCTGGCCAACCGTTTGCGCGACCGGCTGTCACAGCTGATCCGGGCCCGCGTTCCGGGGCAGGCCGGTGCCATTGCCAGCGCCATTCTGACGGGGGATCGCTCTGCGCTGTCGCAAGAGACCAACGAGGTGATGCGCAACGCCAATATCTACCATGTGGTGGCGATCTCGGGGCTGCATGTCGGTCTGGTGACGGGGTTGGTCTTTGGCTTCGTGCGGTTCTGTCTGGCGGCACTGGGCCGGCCTGCGCTTTTATGGCCCGCGCGCAAGATTGCCGCCGTGGTGGCGCTTCTGGCCGCTACTTTCTATCTGTGGCTTTCGGGGGGGCAGGTCTCGACCCAGCGGGCATGGGTGATGGCAGCGGTGATGCTGGGGGCGGTGCTTTGTGACCGCCGCGCCCTGAGCCTGCGCAATGTCGCTTTGGCGGCGATCGTTATCTTGCTTGTCACCCCCGAGGCCCTGCTCAATCCCGGCTTCCAGCTGTCCTTCGCGGCCACGACCGCGCTGATTGTCGGGTTGGGGGCATGGACGCGCCACACGAAACGCCTGCCGAAGCTGATCCGTGCGCCGCTGGGGTTTGCGGCCAGCTCGTTGATTGCAGGGCTGGCGACCGCGCCCCTGACCGCAGCCACGTTCCATCGGGTGGCCGATTACGGGCTGGTGGCCAATCTGCTGGCCGTGCCCGCGATGGGGCTGATCATCATGCCGGCGGGGCTGATTGCATTGGCGCTGGCCCCTTTCAGGCTGGCGGCGCCCGCGTTCTGGGTGCTTGGCCTTGGCACGGGCTGGCTGTTGGGAGTGGCGGATATGGTGGCCGGATGGCCCGGATCGGTGACCGCCGTCAAAGCCCCGCCCGAGCAGGTGGTGGCGCTGATGGGGGGCGGGGCGATGCTGTTTGTGCTGTCGCGTCGAACGGGCAGGGTGCTGGCGCTGGCGCTGCTATGTCTGGCGGCGCTGCGCTGGTCTGCCAGTCCGCGTCCGGCGCTGATCGTGGCCCCCGAGGCCGAGCAGGTCGGGCTGATGACACCGCAGGGGCGCGCCCTTTCGCGCGATGGGGCCGGATTTGTGGCGGGTGTTTGGCTGGATGCCGACGGGGATGTCGCGCCGGTTTCCGAGGCTGCGGCACGTCCGGCCTGGGCTGGTGAGGGGGGCGTGCGTGTGGCGCATTGGCAGGGGCGCGATCTGGTGCATCTGACAGGCAAGGCCGCGCCGGACCATCTTGCCTCCTATTGTCATGCCGGTGCGTTGATCGTGATTGCGGCAGCTTTGCCACAAACGCGGCAGGCAGCGCCCGAGGCATGCACGATCTGGGACAGAACGCGTCTGGCACAGACCGGCGCGGTCTCATGGGATCAGGCAGGATCGCTGACCACGGTCAGCGACAAGGTCGGGCGCAGGCTCTGGACCGCGCCCGAGGCGTTTCAGTAG
- the lexA gene encoding transcriptional repressor LexA, translating into MLTRKQLELLNFINHRLQQDGVPPSFDEMKDALELRSKSGIHRLITALEERGFIRRLAHRARAIEILKLPETLEKNEASKSGFSPSVIEGGRPERPSQAMEIEAIHALELPVMGRIAAGVPIEAISEVSHHVAVPGTMLAGAGRHYALEVRGDSMIEAGINDGDIVVIREQSTAENGEIVVALVDETEATLKKFYRRSGMIALEAANPAYETRMLRGDQVRVQGRLVGLIRSY; encoded by the coding sequence ATGCTGACCCGCAAACAGTTGGAATTGCTTAATTTCATTAACCATCGTTTGCAGCAGGATGGGGTGCCGCCCTCGTTTGACGAAATGAAAGATGCGCTGGAGTTGCGGTCGAAGTCGGGCATCCACCGGCTGATCACCGCATTGGAAGAACGCGGCTTCATCCGGCGTCTGGCGCATCGCGCACGGGCCATCGAGATTTTGAAACTGCCGGAAACCCTGGAAAAGAACGAGGCTTCCAAATCCGGCTTCTCGCCCTCGGTGATTGAAGGCGGGCGGCCCGAACGCCCCTCACAGGCGATGGAAATCGAGGCGATCCACGCATTGGAACTGCCCGTTATGGGCCGGATCGCGGCGGGTGTGCCGATCGAGGCGATCTCGGAAGTCTCGCATCACGTGGCCGTTCCGGGCACGATGCTGGCGGGGGCGGGACGCCATTACGCGCTGGAAGTGCGCGGGGATTCCATGATCGAGGCGGGCATCAATGACGGCGATATCGTCGTGATCCGCGAACAATCCACCGCCGAGAATGGCGAGATTGTCGTGGCGCTGGTGGATGAAACCGAGGCGACGCTGAAGAAATTCTACCGCCGCAGCGGCATGATTGCGCTGGAGGCCGCCAATCCCGCCTATGAAACCCGCATGCTACGCGGCGATCAGGTGCGCGTGCAGGGCCGTCTGGTCGGTCTGATCCGCAGCTACTGA
- the glp gene encoding gephyrin-like molybdotransferase Glp, whose protein sequence is MSLLPVEDALERVLALVAPLPAETVPLREGAGRVMTMPVTAGLTQPPFSGSAMDGYWLDAADHLPSAKLQVVGESAAGRSYQGEITQGQAIRIFTGAPVPREGGVVVLQENTTREGDWVTLADSLSGNGNIRPKGQDFAKGAPFHPDRPLNARDLGLLAAMNVAQLEVHRKPVVAIIATGDELVMPGETPGPDQIISSNSFIVAAQVEAMGGIARMLPIARDDRESLRMVFDLAKGADLIVTSGGASVGDHDLVGEVAAELGLERSFWKIAMRPGKPLMAGRMGEAVLLGLPGNPVSATVCAELFLKPMLAKMQGRDPQITPRRAVLGRDLGPTGPRTHYMRACLSAPDGLPVIMPFDNQDSAILSILAQADALLICERDSGPHKQGTEMCYLPLM, encoded by the coding sequence ATGAGCCTGCTACCTGTCGAAGACGCGCTGGAGCGGGTTCTGGCACTGGTTGCGCCCCTACCGGCTGAAACCGTGCCCCTGCGCGAAGGGGCTGGCCGCGTGATGACCATGCCCGTCACGGCGGGACTGACGCAGCCGCCGTTCTCGGGCTCGGCGATGGATGGCTATTGGCTCGATGCGGCGGACCATCTGCCCTCGGCCAAGCTGCAGGTGGTGGGCGAGTCCGCTGCGGGCCGCAGCTATCAGGGTGAGATCACTCAAGGTCAGGCGATCCGCATCTTCACAGGTGCCCCCGTGCCCCGCGAGGGCGGCGTGGTGGTCTTGCAGGAAAACACCACCCGCGAGGGCGATTGGGTCACGCTGGCGGACAGCCTGTCGGGCAATGGCAACATCCGCCCCAAGGGGCAGGATTTTGCCAAAGGCGCGCCCTTCCACCCTGACCGTCCGCTCAATGCGCGCGATCTGGGGCTGTTGGCGGCGATGAATGTCGCGCAGCTTGAGGTGCATCGCAAACCGGTGGTGGCAATCATTGCCACCGGCGACGAGCTGGTCATGCCCGGCGAGACCCCCGGCCCCGATCAGATCATCTCGTCCAATAGTTTTATCGTGGCCGCTCAGGTCGAGGCGATGGGCGGCATCGCGCGGATGCTGCCGATTGCCCGCGACGACCGCGAGAGCCTGCGCATGGTCTTTGATCTGGCCAAAGGGGCGGATCTGATCGTGACCTCGGGCGGCGCCTCGGTGGGCGATCATGATCTGGTGGGCGAGGTCGCGGCAGAGCTGGGGCTTGAGCGCAGCTTCTGGAAAATCGCCATGCGTCCGGGCAAGCCGCTGATGGCGGGACGGATGGGGGAGGCGGTTCTGCTGGGGCTGCCGGGCAATCCGGTCTCGGCCACGGTCTGCGCCGAGCTGTTCCTGAAGCCGATGCTGGCCAAGATGCAGGGGCGCGATCCGCAGATCACCCCGCGCCGCGCGGTGCTGGGGCGTGATCTCGGGCCGACAGGACCGCGCACCCATTACATGCGCGCCTGTCTGAGCGCGCCCGACGGGCTGCCGGTGATCATGCCCTTCGACAATCAGGACAGTGCGATCCTGTCGATCCTTGCCCAAGCCGATGCCCTGTTGATTTGCGAACGCGACAGCGGGCCGCACAAACAGGGAACGGAGATGTGCTATCTGCCTTTGATGTAA
- the moaC gene encoding cyclic pyranopterin monophosphate synthase MoaC, with product MSLSHFDAAGQAHMVDVSDKPVTARVAVARGHVVMTPETLAYVTQGTTKKGDVLGIARIAGIQATKRTADLIPLCHPLPITKVSVDLTPDETLPGVRVEATVKTTGQTGVEMEALTAVSVACLTVYDMLKAVEKSMRIEGIEVVLKDGGKSGRYEVGA from the coding sequence ATGAGCCTCTCGCATTTCGACGCTGCGGGTCAGGCCCATATGGTCGATGTCTCGGACAAACCCGTGACCGCCCGCGTGGCCGTGGCGCGCGGCCATGTGGTGATGACGCCCGAGACGCTGGCCTATGTGACACAGGGCACCACCAAGAAGGGCGATGTGCTGGGGATTGCGCGGATTGCGGGCATTCAGGCCACCAAACGCACCGCCGATCTGATCCCGCTGTGCCACCCGCTGCCGATCACCAAGGTCTCGGTGGATCTGACCCCCGATGAGACCCTGCCCGGTGTGCGGGTCGAAGCCACGGTGAAGACCACCGGCCAGACCGGCGTTGAAATGGAGGCTCTGACCGCTGTGTCGGTCGCCTGCCTGACCGTCTATGACATGCTCAAGGCGGTCGAGAAATCCATGCGGATCGAGGGGATCGAGGTCGTGCTGAAGGATGGCGGCAAATCGGGCCGCTACGAGGTGGGTGCATGA